One window from the genome of Musa acuminata AAA Group cultivar baxijiao chromosome BXJ1-4, Cavendish_Baxijiao_AAA, whole genome shotgun sequence encodes:
- the LOC135650386 gene encoding uncharacterized protein LOC135650386 has protein sequence MRAVVITSPGGPEVLQVQEVEDPVVGDDEVLIKVEATALNRADTVQRKGLYPLPKGASPYPGLECSGTVLTVGKSVACWKVGDQVCALLSGGGYAEKVAVPAGQVLPIPEGVTLRDAASFPEVACTVWSTIFMTSQLSPGETLLVHGGSSGIGTFAIQIAKHVGIRVFVTAGSEEKLAACKNLGADVCINYKTEDFVARVEEETGGKGVDVILDNVGGPYLQKNLDSLGMDGRLFIIGFMGGAATEVNLSCLLARRLTIQAAGLRNRSLENKAKIVAEVKKHVWSAIAAGKVKPIVYKTFPLSEAAEAHRLMEGSSHVGKILLIP, from the exons ATGAGGGCGGTAGTGATCACGAGCCCTGGCGGCCCCGAGGTGCTACAGGTGCAGGAGGTGGAGGACCCGGTGGTCGGCGACGACGAGGTCCTCATCAAGGTGGAGGCCACTGCACTCAACCGCGCCGACACCGTCCAGAGGAAGGGTTTGTACCCACTGCCAAAGGGCGCTAGCCCTTACCCTGGCCTCGAGTGCTCCGGAACCGTCCTCACCGTCGGGAAATCCGTTGCTTGCTGGAAGGTCGGCGATCAG GTTTGTGCCCTTCTGAGTGGAGGAGGGTATGCAGAGAAGGTAGCGGTACCTGCTGGACAGGTTCTTCCTATCCCGGAAGGTGTCACTTTGAGGGATGCTGCAAGTTTTCCTGAAGTGGCATGCACTGTGTGGTCGACTATTTTCATGACGAGCCAGTTGTCCCCTGGGGAGACTCTGTTG GTTCATGGTGGATCTAGTGGAATTGGTACCTTTGCTATTCAGATTGCTAAGCACGTTGGAATTAGAGTGTTTGTGACAGCAG GAAGTGAAGAAAAATTGGCTGCTTGCAAGAATCTTGGTGCTGATGTTTGCATTAATTACAAGACTGAAGACTTCGTCGCAAGGGTAGAGGAAGAAACTGGAGGAAAGG GTGTTGATGTTATACTGGACAATGTTGGCGGGCCTTACCTGCAGAAAAATCTTGATAGCTTGGGTATGGATGGTAGGCTTTTTATCATCGGTTTCATGGGAGGGGCAGCGACAGAAGTAAACCTGTCTTGCTTATTGGCAAGGCGCCTTACTATACAAG CTGCTGGTCTGCGCAACAGAAGCCTTGAGAACAAAGCCAAAATAGTTGCTGAGGTGAAGAAGCATGTGTGGTCAGCCATTGCAGCAGGCAAGGTGAAGCCCATCGTTTACAAGACCTTTCCTCTGTCTGAAGCTGCGGAGGCTCACAGGTTAATGGAAGGCAGCTCTCATGTTGGCAAGATACTGTTAATTCCATGA